Proteins encoded within one genomic window of candidate division WOR-3 bacterium:
- a CDS encoding nucleoside deaminase, which yields MKKEDIEFMKIVLEMAENNVKEGRGGPFAAIIVKDGKIVGKGTNLVTSINDPTAHAEIVAIRDAAKNLNTFNLQGTEIYTSCEPCPMCLGAIYWARIDKIYYAATREDAKNAGFDDLEFYEEICKRPEDRKIKMIKLDIPEKNKAFEVWIKKEDKIPY from the coding sequence ATGAAAAAAGAAGATATCGAGTTCATGAAGATAGTTCTTGAGATGGCTGAAAATAATGTTAAAGAAGGGCGTGGTGGGCCCTTTGCTGCAATTATTGTCAAAGACGGAAAAATAGTCGGAAAAGGCACAAACCTTGTTACCTCGATAAATGACCCTACCGCCCATGCTGAAATAGTTGCAATCCGCGACGCTGCAAAAAACTTAAACACCTTTAATCTTCAGGGTACTGAAATCTACACCTCTTGCGAACCTTGTCCTATGTGCCTTGGTGCCATCTACTGGGCAAGGATAGATAAAATTTACTACGCAGCGACTCGAGAAGACGCCAAAAATGCAGGTTTTGACGACCTTGAATTCTATGAAGAAATTTGCAAGAGGCCAGAAGATAGAAAAATTAAAATGATCAAACTGGACATCCCTGAGAAGAACAAGGCCTTCGAGGTCTGGATTAAAAAGGAAGACAAAATCCCTTACTAA
- the cmk gene encoding (d)CMP kinase: MKINLKIAIDGPAGAGKTTTAKLVAKALGLLPVDTGAMYRAVALAVLRKGIDPTKGEEVKKIIDEVKIEQKVINDEVRTYLNGEDVSEAIRTPEVDKVVSIISAYPFVRKKMVELQRSMAQKGGVVIEGRDIGTVVLPDADLKVYMEASPEERARRRLKELESKGIKADFSKILEEIKRRDEMDSTRDYAPLKIPDDAFILDTTNLSIEEQVDLILKEVKRRFGLS, encoded by the coding sequence ATGAAAATCAATCTTAAAATAGCTATAGATGGTCCAGCCGGTGCCGGAAAGACAACCACTGCAAAATTGGTTGCAAAGGCTCTGGGTTTACTCCCTGTGGACACCGGAGCGATGTACAGAGCGGTTGCCCTTGCGGTATTGAGGAAAGGGATAGACCCTACAAAAGGTGAGGAGGTTAAAAAAATCATCGACGAGGTGAAAATCGAGCAAAAAGTGATAAATGATGAGGTCCGAACTTACCTCAATGGAGAGGATGTATCTGAAGCCATAAGAACCCCGGAAGTTGATAAGGTGGTATCGATTATTTCAGCTTATCCCTTTGTTAGGAAAAAGATGGTTGAACTACAGAGGAGTATGGCTCAGAAAGGTGGTGTTGTAATTGAAGGTAGGGACATCGGGACAGTGGTTCTCCCTGATGCTGACCTCAAAGTTTATATGGAGGCTTCTCCAGAAGAAAGGGCAAGGAGGCGGCTTAAAGAGTTGGAATCAAAAGGCATTAAAGCGGATTTCAGCAAAATTCTGGAGGAAATTAAGAGACGTGATGAGATGGATTCAACGAGGGATTACGCCCCTTTGAAAATCCCTGATGATGCCTTTATATTAGATACAACAAATCTTTCTATTGAAGAGCAGGTAGATTTGATTCTAAAGGAGGTAAAGAGGCGTTTTGGCCTTTCTTAG
- a CDS encoding lysophospholipid acyltransferase family protein: MSFKWILAKIILYIPFKFIFRLRVYGSHNVPRKGPCIICVNHTSFWDPPFVGFASPRELHFLAKRELFENVKAFGMLISFYNAIPIDRENSLSGLKRAMNLLKEGKALVIFPEGTRNRTKNKFLLPLKEGAALLSLKMNAPIIPAYLFESKGNVLDWITGKRKLRIRFGKALLPDAYKRNSDDPVKDLTKDIEWRMRELYARG; this comes from the coding sequence ATGAGTTTCAAGTGGATTTTAGCAAAGATTATCCTTTACATTCCTTTTAAGTTCATATTTAGGCTCAGGGTGTATGGAAGTCATAATGTACCAAGGAAAGGTCCCTGTATTATTTGCGTTAACCATACCTCTTTTTGGGATCCACCCTTTGTTGGATTTGCATCTCCAAGAGAACTTCATTTCCTTGCGAAGAGAGAGCTTTTTGAGAATGTGAAGGCTTTTGGAATGCTGATTTCGTTCTATAATGCAATACCCATTGACCGAGAAAACTCCCTTTCTGGTTTGAAAAGGGCTATGAATCTTCTTAAAGAAGGTAAAGCATTAGTCATTTTTCCTGAAGGCACAAGGAACCGCACAAAAAACAAATTTTTGCTACCTTTAAAGGAGGGGGCGGCCCTTTTGTCCTTGAAAATGAACGCACCGATAATTCCTGCTTATCTATTTGAGAGCAAAGGGAATGTGCTGGATTGGATAACGGGAAAGAGAAAACTAAGAATAAGGTTTGGAAAGGCTTTACTTCCAGATGCTTATAAAAGGAATTCTGATGATCCCGTAAAGGACCTGACAAAAGATATAGAGTGGAGGATGAGGGAGCTATATGCCAGAGGTTAA
- a CDS encoding 4-hydroxy-3-methylbut-2-enyl diphosphate reductase produces the protein MPEVKLTEEYGFCFGVKRALEIARRSLREGKKFDSLGPIIHNEYVVDELKKEGVEVINSIEDSKKNLVLIRTHGVPPEIYEKAKSLGKELIDCTCPFVSNAQKWAKKFYEEGYVVIVVGKKDHPEVVGIVGHTEGKAIVVSSSQELDVNLIRNKKVGVVAQTTSRLDMIQDVMNRLVEEASEVRFANTRCNTTQKRQEQVERLSKEVDVMVIVGGKNSSNTRRLYEIASKNCKKAYLVSSPDEISGDWFYNVNSIGVSGGASTPPEMVEEVYEKIKNLLGGGGYGGGKVDARQ, from the coding sequence ATGCCAGAGGTTAAACTAACCGAAGAATACGGTTTTTGCTTTGGAGTTAAAAGGGCTCTTGAGATAGCGAGAAGAAGTTTGAGAGAAGGTAAAAAGTTTGACAGTCTCGGGCCCATTATTCATAACGAGTACGTGGTTGATGAGTTGAAGAAGGAAGGTGTTGAGGTAATAAATAGTATTGAGGATAGTAAGAAGAATCTTGTTCTTATAAGGACCCATGGTGTTCCTCCGGAGATATACGAAAAGGCGAAGTCCCTCGGTAAGGAGTTGATAGATTGTACCTGTCCTTTTGTTTCCAATGCACAGAAGTGGGCGAAAAAGTTTTATGAAGAAGGTTATGTTGTTATTGTAGTGGGCAAGAAGGACCACCCGGAGGTTGTTGGAATTGTCGGTCATACTGAAGGGAAGGCTATTGTGGTTTCTTCCTCACAGGAATTGGATGTCAATCTTATAAGGAATAAGAAAGTTGGGGTTGTTGCACAAACAACATCAAGGCTTGACATGATTCAAGATGTTATGAATAGGCTTGTTGAAGAGGCCAGTGAAGTTCGTTTTGCCAACACCCGTTGCAATACAACACAAAAAAGGCAGGAGCAGGTTGAGAGGCTATCCAAGGAAGTGGACGTGATGGTTATTGTCGGTGGGAAAAACAGTTCTAATACCAGAAGACTTTATGAAATTGCTTCAAAGAATTGCAAGAAGGCTTATCTTGTTTCATCTCCTGATGAAATATCAGGGGATTGGTTTTATAATGTTAACTCTATCGGAGTTTCAGGTGGGGCTTCAACACCCCCTGAGATGGTAGAAGAGGTTTATGAGAAAATAAAAAATCTTTTGGGAGGAGGAGGATATGGCGGAGGAAAAGTTGATGCAAGACAGTGA
- a CDS encoding TspO/MBR family protein, whose translation MSKVLKLIVSLAIPLIVGFVGSIFTSTSVNTWYKEINKPSFTPPNWLFAPAWTLLFILMGLAFYFAWLKGFGGNPSLCIGVFAVQLLLNFLWSILFFGLKAPLYAFVEIVFLWVAILINVIVFFRVSRVSGYLLLPYILWVSFASALNLGVVLLNKF comes from the coding sequence ATGTCAAAAGTTTTAAAATTAATAGTATCCCTTGCAATACCGTTAATTGTTGGTTTTGTTGGGAGTATCTTCACGTCAACCTCCGTTAATACATGGTATAAGGAGATAAACAAGCCATCTTTCACTCCGCCGAATTGGCTTTTTGCTCCTGCGTGGACTTTACTTTTCATTCTTATGGGGCTGGCTTTTTATTTCGCCTGGCTAAAGGGATTTGGTGGCAATCCTTCTCTGTGCATAGGTGTTTTCGCAGTCCAGCTCCTTTTGAACTTCTTGTGGTCAATCCTATTCTTTGGACTTAAAGCACCATTATACGCTTTCGTCGAAATTGTATTTCTTTGGGTTGCTATTCTCATAAACGTAATCGTATTTTTCCGTGTATCAAGGGTTTCCGGCTATCTTCTTCTTCCATATATCCTATGGGTGAGCTTTGCCTCTGCTTTAAATCTCGGGGTAGTACTTCTGAATAAGTTCTAA
- a CDS encoding TonB-dependent receptor has translation MEFLLLFVSFLPFFEIKDTIYSYAYVDNLLSNFRVPYNYSIKSLAFYSTPIYSNLLVFKGYNIYSPSLGGTSPEENLVFFDGIPLINPMLGYQELSLIPANLIGIAEVIHSSSPFSGLAGIGGAINLIPLKNPLEVKVSNLRKELKLGIGPFKGLSLTVFHETFTDSFPIEYEKVTLWVKNTHDEKTGFLAKFSQGTVLVIKRKAGAPGPLGSLSTGERNELSAGSNFNFSLKKCNLQLSSNYTSQTYTSSSTSDFHKTLFLRGVIKGKEVETGANLYGANSTKIGNHIIPEIFGILGIKRMLTQKTELIATINLIYNPTFKTLFPNPSISLSNNLKFDLFSFLTVSLNHRNPTLNELYWPEDNFARGNPELKPERSFNIDAGLRKVSPKFYLNLFVFFKKINNGILWVQEDKYVPKNFASLSHKGAGLEAVFKPRNDLIYAEFSLNLQDSRLNGTPFIYRPNLTLSSSLGMGPTKIELSYIGKRPERPNSTKMLPPVWMINLSMEKSFTLGGQNFAIRAGVENLLNKNYEIVRGYPLPGRELFFEISVNRRM, from the coding sequence ATGGAGTTTTTGCTTTTATTTGTATCTTTTCTGCCATTTTTTGAAATTAAAGACACAATTTACAGTTATGCCTACGTTGACAATCTCCTTTCAAACTTCAGAGTCCCTTACAACTATTCCATAAAATCCTTAGCCTTTTATTCGACCCCTATCTATTCCAATCTTTTGGTATTCAAAGGGTACAATATCTACTCGCCATCCTTAGGAGGTACTTCACCGGAAGAAAACTTAGTGTTTTTTGACGGGATTCCTCTCATAAATCCCATGCTGGGGTATCAGGAACTGTCATTAATCCCAGCAAACCTCATCGGCATCGCAGAAGTCATCCATAGCTCAAGCCCTTTTAGCGGCCTTGCAGGGATCGGAGGCGCAATAAATTTAATCCCTTTGAAAAACCCACTTGAAGTAAAGGTTTCAAATCTTAGAAAAGAACTAAAACTCGGTATTGGACCCTTTAAGGGCCTTTCCCTTACTGTTTTTCACGAGACCTTCACCGATAGCTTTCCTATTGAATATGAAAAGGTTACCCTCTGGGTAAAAAATACCCACGATGAAAAAACGGGTTTTTTAGCGAAATTCAGTCAAGGAACCGTATTAGTTATTAAAAGAAAGGCTGGTGCCCCCGGCCCCCTCGGTAGTTTATCCACGGGAGAAAGGAATGAGCTATCCGCTGGCTCAAACTTTAATTTCTCTCTTAAGAAATGCAACCTCCAACTTTCCTCCAATTACACTTCGCAAACTTACACATCCTCAAGCACGTCAGACTTTCACAAAACCCTTTTCCTTAGAGGAGTTATAAAGGGAAAAGAGGTAGAAACAGGTGCAAATTTATATGGTGCAAACTCCACAAAAATAGGAAATCACATCATTCCTGAAATTTTTGGCATCTTAGGCATTAAAAGGATGTTGACTCAAAAGACTGAGCTAATTGCGACAATAAACCTTATTTACAACCCAACCTTTAAAACCCTCTTCCCCAATCCTTCGATCTCCTTAAGCAATAATCTAAAATTTGACCTTTTCAGTTTTTTGACAGTCTCCTTAAATCACCGCAATCCGACCCTAAATGAACTTTACTGGCCTGAGGATAACTTCGCAAGGGGAAATCCAGAACTAAAACCAGAAAGGTCTTTCAACATCGATGCTGGTCTTCGAAAGGTATCGCCAAAATTTTACCTTAACCTCTTTGTATTCTTTAAAAAAATAAACAACGGAATCTTATGGGTTCAGGAAGATAAATACGTGCCTAAAAATTTTGCGTCTTTGTCCCATAAAGGCGCAGGGCTTGAGGCGGTTTTTAAACCTCGGAATGACCTCATTTATGCAGAGTTCAGTCTAAATTTACAGGACTCCCGATTAAACGGTACGCCCTTTATCTACAGGCCAAATCTGACCTTAAGCAGCAGCCTCGGAATGGGACCTACTAAGATAGAACTCAGTTACATAGGTAAACGCCCCGAGAGGCCAAATAGTACAAAAATGCTACCTCCTGTCTGGATGATAAATCTTTCCATGGAGAAAAGTTTTACTTTAGGAGGTCAAAATTTTGCAATAAGAGCAGGCGTAGAAAACCTTTTGAATAAAAATTATGAAATTGTAAGGGGATATCCCCTCCCCGGCCGGGAGCTATTCTTTGAAATCTCAGTAAACAGGAGGATGTAG
- a CDS encoding 30S ribosomal protein S1, whose product MAEEKLMQDSEFEELLQKSIVVPREGEIVKGTIVKVTPQEVFIDIGTKSEGVCPRVEFKEPDIKPGDVVYVYIDAIDGKDGRTIVSKHKADFLMVWDRINEAYKNEEIIEAKVLRQIKGGLIVEVFGVDAFLPGSQIDVKKVKNIGSFVGKTIQVKIIKLNRQRKNIVVSRKEVIEAELENQKMKLMSMKVGDTLEGVVKNITDFGVFVDVGGVDGLIHISDLSWTRVEDIHSIVKPGDVIKVKVLDIDYENNRLSLGYKQLQPHPFEKVASKYPLGSLHKGIVKKILDFGVIVELEPGVEGLVHITEMRWGKPPVHPSEMVKEGDKVDVVVLNVDVEKQRISLGMKQATPDPWSMIDEKYPVGSIVKGTIKDFDSQGAFVELEDGIQGYLHVGDISWTKRYKSPEEALRRGQKLRFKVLATDKKGRMVMLSLKHTRPNPWEEIEKTLLPGTEIKAVVTEITDRGIYVEIQGALEGFVPVNQLNRKGNPAEVYQVGEELNLKVFKVEPAKKRILLSEREFYRAKEKQEAAAKAEEAVTPTFKSEPVRLNLGEILRQELQKLEELKNIMEEPEE is encoded by the coding sequence ATGGCGGAGGAAAAGTTGATGCAAGACAGTGAGTTCGAAGAACTCTTGCAAAAAAGTATAGTGGTGCCGAGGGAAGGGGAAATTGTAAAGGGTACCATTGTAAAAGTAACACCACAGGAAGTTTTCATAGACATAGGTACAAAGTCAGAAGGTGTTTGCCCCAGGGTTGAGTTTAAAGAGCCAGATATCAAGCCAGGGGACGTGGTTTATGTATACATTGATGCCATTGACGGGAAAGATGGCAGGACCATTGTTTCCAAGCATAAAGCTGATTTTCTAATGGTTTGGGATAGGATTAACGAGGCCTATAAGAATGAGGAGATCATTGAGGCGAAAGTTCTAAGGCAAATAAAGGGTGGACTCATCGTTGAGGTTTTTGGAGTGGATGCCTTTTTGCCCGGTTCACAGATTGACGTAAAGAAGGTTAAGAACATCGGTTCCTTTGTAGGGAAGACGATCCAGGTTAAAATCATTAAACTCAACAGGCAGAGGAAGAATATCGTAGTTTCGAGGAAAGAGGTAATAGAGGCTGAACTCGAAAATCAAAAAATGAAACTTATGTCCATGAAAGTTGGTGATACTTTAGAGGGAGTTGTGAAAAATATCACCGATTTTGGGGTCTTTGTGGATGTTGGCGGTGTAGATGGCTTGATTCACATTTCTGATCTTTCCTGGACAAGAGTTGAAGACATCCATAGCATAGTGAAACCGGGTGACGTAATTAAGGTAAAGGTTCTGGACATAGACTATGAAAATAACAGGTTATCTTTGGGATACAAACAACTTCAGCCCCATCCCTTTGAAAAAGTTGCGAGCAAGTATCCCCTGGGTTCGCTCCACAAGGGAATCGTCAAAAAGATTTTGGACTTTGGTGTCATCGTTGAACTGGAACCCGGCGTTGAAGGCCTTGTTCACATAACGGAGATGAGGTGGGGAAAGCCTCCTGTCCATCCATCTGAGATGGTAAAGGAAGGCGATAAAGTCGATGTGGTGGTCCTTAATGTTGATGTGGAAAAACAGAGGATTTCACTGGGAATGAAGCAAGCTACTCCAGACCCCTGGTCCATGATTGACGAAAAATATCCCGTGGGTAGCATTGTAAAGGGCACTATTAAAGATTTTGACAGCCAGGGTGCCTTTGTAGAGCTGGAAGATGGGATTCAGGGTTATCTCCATGTTGGCGATATTTCCTGGACTAAGAGGTATAAATCGCCAGAGGAAGCCCTTAGACGGGGTCAGAAGCTACGCTTCAAGGTTCTTGCTACGGATAAGAAGGGAAGGATGGTTATGCTCAGTCTTAAGCATACAAGGCCCAATCCATGGGAGGAAATAGAGAAGACCCTGCTTCCAGGAACGGAAATCAAAGCAGTGGTTACTGAGATTACTGACAGAGGAATATATGTTGAAATACAAGGAGCACTTGAAGGTTTCGTACCTGTCAATCAGCTAAATAGAAAGGGCAATCCTGCCGAGGTTTATCAGGTTGGAGAGGAATTGAATCTAAAAGTGTTCAAGGTAGAACCTGCGAAGAAGAGAATTTTACTTTCTGAAAGAGAGTTTTACAGGGCGAAAGAAAAACAGGAAGCGGCTGCAAAGGCTGAAGAGGCAGTAACCCCAACCTTTAAATCTGAACCCGTGAGACTCAACCTTGGAGAGATTTTAAGACAGGAACTCCAGAAACTTGAAGAACTGAAGAATATAATGGAAGAGCCCGAGGAGTAG
- a CDS encoding glycosyltransferase family 2 protein, whose translation MFDLSAFVLEGLQSVFFFSLALWALIRVLRFFSRCRAPSNGVKSISIIIPARNEERRLPKLLNSIRYQTVKPLEVIVVNDDSSDATAEVAERYGAKVLNVKPPQGWLGKSFACYAGAKSAQGEILLFLDADVILAPEFLERFGGHIGENTVLSIQPYHILEDFYEHFSLLFNLIAVLGIDARKKKNCTFKTKGLFGPCIFFPRRLYEETGGHLLARSSIIEDMDMGISLAEKGVNLLSLPHNGLISFRMYPEGIRSLIFGWMKNFATGASRSSFFTILQVFGIVATSFNCLKGIFENLNSPLLFGYTLLYVVFLGLVYVAATKLGSFKWWDTIMWPLHVTFFVVVFLLSLVLRFLHIPIPWRGRKVYPS comes from the coding sequence TTGTTTGACCTTAGCGCTTTTGTTCTCGAAGGGCTGCAGAGCGTTTTTTTCTTTTCACTTGCGTTATGGGCTTTAATAAGAGTACTCAGATTTTTCAGCAGGTGTCGGGCACCATCGAATGGGGTTAAATCGATTTCCATTATAATACCGGCGAGGAATGAAGAGAGAAGGTTGCCGAAACTACTGAATTCAATTAGATACCAGACTGTGAAACCGTTGGAAGTGATAGTGGTGAATGACGATTCCAGTGATGCTACCGCGGAAGTAGCCGAAAGATATGGTGCGAAGGTACTCAATGTGAAACCGCCTCAAGGATGGTTAGGAAAGAGTTTTGCATGCTATGCAGGAGCGAAATCAGCACAGGGTGAGATCTTGCTGTTCCTGGATGCTGATGTGATCTTAGCACCTGAGTTCCTCGAAAGATTTGGAGGCCATATTGGAGAAAATACGGTTTTATCCATTCAACCTTACCACATTCTGGAAGATTTTTATGAGCATTTTTCCCTATTGTTTAACCTAATTGCTGTGCTTGGGATAGATGCAAGGAAAAAGAAAAATTGTACGTTTAAAACGAAGGGTCTCTTCGGGCCCTGCATATTTTTCCCAAGGCGCTTATATGAAGAGACAGGAGGCCATCTACTTGCAAGAAGTAGCATTATTGAGGACATGGATATGGGAATCTCTCTTGCGGAGAAAGGTGTGAATCTTTTATCTTTGCCTCACAACGGTCTGATCAGCTTTCGAATGTACCCGGAAGGGATACGAAGTTTAATATTTGGATGGATGAAGAATTTTGCTACGGGAGCAAGTCGCTCTTCCTTTTTTACAATATTACAGGTTTTTGGAATTGTAGCTACATCTTTCAACTGCTTGAAAGGAATTTTTGAGAATCTAAATTCGCCTTTGTTGTTCGGGTACACGCTGCTATACGTTGTTTTCTTAGGTCTTGTCTATGTGGCTGCGACAAAACTTGGGTCATTCAAATGGTGGGACACCATTATGTGGCCTTTACATGTAACTTTTTTTGTGGTTGTGTTTCTCTTGTCTCTGGTTTTAAGATTTCTGCACATACCCATTCCTTGGCGCGGGAGAAAAGTTTACCCATCTTGA